taattaaaactaattacaactatttgatggtacgcagaccatatttgaattgaaaaacaactttggtactttagaccaattacattcaaattaatggtacgcataccatattttctatcctatttgggccatactagtcacttcataacctgcaaaacagtacatatacaatatataccattcacccattcattatcatgaatggcccacatagctggttagtaaaacacattatgcatcacataaacatttgcagcaattaatcaagggcaccaataatctacaaattattcagtccttattaattctaatcaagttgttttaaccttaaggttttgtagacctaatcaagagtttatgactaaaaagggctcccacttaaaccaataaattcatatgctttactaattttaaacataaaaatgtatttctagtctaaccggaaacatacaaatttaattaaaatttaaagctcatataaatttataattgaatccacaaagtttaatttaatttcagtcgtatttaaattaattcatgattttaattttagtaaaataattagaataaataaaatttattataattacaatattcaaaattaaaatccaagaaaataatttaaattattaattttaaaattaattaaaattacgtaaactgaaaatttcaaattaaaatttcaaaacgatctaatcgtaacgcaacaaccccacgcaacgcacccccatgggccacacgcacacagccatcgctggccatgtgcgcggagcccatgcgctgcctcgcattgctgctgctcaccatcgcaaggcatcacgcgagctggtgctcgctgcgcgcgccagcgctcgacgcacgagcatgctgccgcagcccatcgctgggcgcagcgctcgtcgcacgtcgcaacacgcacccgcacgccatcgctgggcgcagcgctcgtcgcatgcacaacaagcactcgcaagccatcgctgggcgcagcgctcgtcgcacgcacaatagcgctcgcacgccatcgctgggcgcagcgctcgtcgcacgcacaacagcgctcgctgcgcgcgagcgatcgatgcttggcgcagcactcgtggcacacgagcttacgctcgctgcgcgcgaggctccgcacgcttgcacgaggcagtgcgcgctgtggcgcagctcgcttgctgcccacacgcgactgctcgtgccttgctctcgccctcgcccattcgcccattgcacacagcccacgacacaaggcagggccgctgccttgtgctcgtgcaccatggccttgctcattgcattcgtaccgcatgggcgacgaactcccttgctcgtcgtcacatgcccgcactatacaacaccccttaagggtaacacgtagcgtccattgctttgtgcgtgcaagttatatgagcgaatcgcaaaaaaatttaaaatttatattcaaaattaatgacaaattaataaataatattaatttcataattttagggcgaaaaatcgaaaatttattattcaattgatttccgattaacatggattcaagtctaggtcataaaaatttaaaatttaacataaatttacaatttttatggtggtttttaatcataggtatctaattaaattataactaattatgaaaatcaaattaattctaaattattccaattttcaacaaattaatcataattacaaattagattgcataattaacaaggctaggcattcaaacttgttaaacatatacagtaggtcaatcaaaaattcaagatttatcaacaagaatcgcaaatatttaatttaacatcttaaatttacgaaattttgcattcgaaaaactaaaaccttcggaaagtcatagttaggcttcgaatttgagaattctgggttcggcagaaaaatactaattttgtcaaaattttagaatgccttttacatgcggaattgacacaaaaatcactcgatttggatgagtaacgaagaaactgccgaaaaactgcgtacgtataattaaataaacgcaatttgcaattaattaacaattacgaaaattaatcaccccttttaattcttgcaaatttgtaatatttaaccatgttcatgcaatttagattatgaaaataataagaggctcgtgataccactgttaggttatgatacatatgataattcataaatcatgcggaaaaaccataaagccaggaaaacatattatttacacataatcatttagcatagtttagatgcatactctttgttgcgtgccttccctagctgcgcccgaaccgaacaagaacaagtctttaggattccaagtgtcgtccctccgtagatagtccacagcacgtccggatccgctttaagattgaccaactagaatcgcccttaaggtgctacttattttcggctaaatgggcaagagttatggctgatttttctgcttaaaaatcctagctttgaatacttgaaaagttgtgtataaatttatgaccctaggcccttatttatagaggtatggaaaagaaaTTGGAATcgtattaggatactaatttatttaattagaatcctgctaggactctacttaaataaattttatctaataggtttaggatttaatcttttattgaatcccgatagctttaggattcgcacacgagcatcgcacgagcaccgtacacccgcgcagtccttgcggcccacgctgagcacacagcgctcggcccatgctactgtccgcgcgcgcccatggcttcggctgggcctagcttgcgctgggcctggtcgaggctttggcgtgtgttggtgatgcgtgtggcttgctgggcgatggcctggcttcgtgttgggccttcgtctagcgagcctcgtccgatgttaattcgtacgatacgctttcgattaaattcccgattccggaatttatttccgatacgaacaatatttaatatttccgattccggaattaatttccgtttcgaacaaatatttaatatttccgtttccggaattattttccgattccgataatctttccgtttctgacaatatttccgtttccggcaatatttccgattccggcaatatttccatttccgataatattttccgatacgtaccatgtttccgtttccggcaacatctacgacttggatattatttatatttccgataccatccatatttccgtttccggcaatatcatcgtttccggagtattcatttcttgcctgtgacgatctcagctcccactgaaaccaagatccgtcgattccgaatatccatagatggagtatttaatgccattaaatacttgatccgtttacgtactatttgtgtgaccctacgggttcagtcaagagtaagctgtggattaatatcattaattccacttgaactgaagcggcctctagctaggcattcagctcacttgatctcactgaattattaacttgttaattaatactgaaccgcatttattagacttaacattgaatgcatacttggaccaagggcattatttccttcaactacGACGGTCCAAGTCGAGGCTAGAGCAAGCCTCCTCAAAGGATGGGAGAGGCACAGACTGTTGAATGATAGTGGCGATTGTCTTATACTCTTCAGTGAGGCGAGCAACAAGTTGAAGAACAAGACGTTCCTCTGAGATGAGATGGCCCAAGGATGCAAGTTGAATGGAGATAGTCCTCAGAGCTTGACAATACTCATCAAGAGACGAAAAGTCTTGAAGGCGGGTCAAACCAAATTGGTTCTCTAGGTGCACAACTCGGGTGCCCTTGTTGTTCTGAAATAACTTACGCAAACGATCCCAAACCACCAGAGCTGTGGCGTTATCATCCAGAACTTTGAAGAGAAGATCAGTAGTGATTGTACCGTATATCCATTGAAGGACAATGGCATCGAGGCGTTCCTACAATGAGTCATCAATGTCAGATGGGCGAGAAACCTAAGAGTCAATGTGGTCTAACACGTTGTATGCCTTTGCGGTGCTGCGGAAGAGAGTAACCCAGGGAGTATACTGAACCTGATTAACGTCTAGCGTTAATTTGACAAGGTTCGTGATGTTGGTGACGCCAAGAGCAGGGTGAAAAGCGGTAGAGACAGAAGCTGATTTCGGTGTTTCATCATTGTCACCCATGGCGTGAGAAGAAGAAAAGTAGAGAGGAGAAGAGAGACGAATAGGGTTTTGGtggttttagggttttaggcTGATACCATGATAGATGGAGGAATACTTCCTTGAGGCTTAGTATTGATATTCACAGAATATATATCGTTAGGATACACTAGGGTTTACAATACTAAACATAAGATAATTACAAGGCTAATTATGTCAcaatattatttacataatattCGCTAACAGTTACTAGTAAACCTGAAGAAAATGAATCAACATGCAGGACTTTTGTACATCGAATGAGGATTGATTTCCTGAGAAGTGGTGTTAAACCATTTTGCTTGTGCAGTTGATATTACTTCCGGATAAGTCCCTCCTCCAGATTCTAGGAGGTATAGGTACGCTACCGGTGATTCTGAATCATCTGATGATGAGATTTTGAGGACGTAATTGGATTCTTTAGGCCATAGATTATTAGGACCCTTTTGAGAGAATGATAATGAATTAGCGATGAACACTTGAGAGGGGGAATCCCACTATCTGAAAACCATTCTGTTGGCCACATGAAATGAGCATCATCATGGTTACCGAAAACAGCTGCCTTTAGTTGGTGAGAGCGCCTGATTCCAATACAGACTTGTCTTTGCATGCAATTAGTATGTTATCAGCAGTGATAACTGATAAGTGATAAGTGATAACATCTCCTAGATTTATCACAAAATCTGCATACGCAATTGTGTATTAGAACAAGTATAAGTACTGAAATTCAAGCAGCAGACTGACTACTCGTGATGACTTCAGAATCTCCGAAATCATTTTGAATTGAGAAATAATTGCTACCATTCATAGCCTCTTTGATTCTTATGTGCTGACTTATGTAAGGACATGGATAGAAATAGTTTGCAAATGTAGTAATCTagcaaaatattatttttgtgtttAAAAAGGCTAAAAATGATGTATTCGAAATATGTGTTTAAAAATGCTAATACTGCACGTAAGAGTGGCAATCCTTTTTCTCATGCTATATACACTATACAGAATGGGAATCTTCACACCAATGTACTTGTTGGCCGGACTCGAAACCTGTTGATGAATGAAATAACAATAATGTTGCCAACTGCAAAGTCTATGCATCTAGCTTTTTTCGATTTTATGGAGTTCTGAACTACTGGGATCAGAGTCTAAGCATTTCTTCAAGTGTAAATACATATTGTATATGTTTCTGATGGAAATTAACTTGACAATTAAAGTAACTCATGGGAGTCAATATACATCCTTTTATCTGAAGCGATATTCTTGGTCACAGATAACTAACAAATAcagaacttgttaattaattgacaatatAATGAAACAATTGGACGAGCTATTTATAAAATAACATCTCTCTCCAAAGCATTTCTCTGAGATTTGTCTCCCCAACGTATGCATCAATATCGATATCAAGCGTCTTGTTAGCAGGTGGATATTCTGCAGGCTCATACAAATCAGACATATAAGGGTGTTTAAGGGCATCAGCGATAGTAATCCTCTTCTTCGGGTTGAAAACAAGCATTCTTTGCAATAAGTCTAAGGCCAAAGGATCAACATTAGGAAACATCAATAGATTTGTCATAACTGTTGCTGCAGATGAGTAGTTCTGGTGCACGATACCAACGTGTTACTACATACTCTGTCATAAATTCACCACCATCACCTCGGTTTGTTCTTGCTAGACCAAAATCACATATTTTCATGTCGCAGTTTGCATTAATAAGGAGGTTTGCTGGTTTCAGATCACGGTGAATGATGTTCGCCGAATGAACATACTTTAGCCCTTCCAGCAACTACACAAGAAAACTCCAATTAGTAACACATAAATTCAACTATTATTACA
This sequence is a window from Spinacia oleracea cultivar Varoflay chromosome 1, BTI_SOV_V1, whole genome shotgun sequence. Protein-coding genes within it:
- the LOC110792461 gene encoding uncharacterized protein; translation: MGDNDETPKSASVSTAFHPALGVTNITNLVKLTLDVNQERLDAIVLQWIYGTITTDLLFKVLDDNATALVVWDRLRKLFQNNKGTRVVHLENQFGLTRLQDFSSLDEYCQALRTISIQLASLGHLISEERLVLQLVARLTEEYKTIATIIQQSVPLPSFEEACSSLDLDRRS